A window of Pusillimonas sp. T7-7 contains these coding sequences:
- a CDS encoding DUF2946 family protein, with protein MDEQVIAAMARWPDVPDVYGWLSLSERGEWRLHPQGDALLPQHCAPGACCSPGEAISSTTILQFMNRNYAVDDAGQWYFQNGPQRVYVRLDAAPYILHTVNEGSEHRLRSHTSHDIASISGWWLDDDGKLYAQTNIGPGLVAGRDLPTLLAELILTDGTPLLDALEHELGDQQLIHWGRQNPAAALSFCSASSIEDRLGFVRCPALSRITP; from the coding sequence ATGGATGAGCAAGTAATCGCCGCAATGGCACGGTGGCCGGACGTACCTGATGTATACGGCTGGCTCTCACTGTCGGAGCGCGGAGAATGGCGCCTGCATCCGCAAGGCGACGCCTTGCTGCCCCAGCACTGTGCTCCAGGAGCCTGCTGCAGTCCGGGCGAAGCCATTTCCAGCACCACCATTTTGCAGTTTATGAATCGCAATTATGCCGTTGACGACGCTGGTCAGTGGTACTTTCAGAACGGGCCGCAAAGAGTGTATGTGCGCCTGGACGCCGCCCCCTATATTTTGCACACCGTAAACGAAGGCTCCGAACATCGCCTGCGCAGCCATACCAGTCACGATATTGCGAGCATTTCAGGCTGGTGGTTGGACGACGACGGCAAGCTGTATGCACAAACCAACATAGGTCCGGGCCTGGTCGCTGGTCGAGACCTGCCCACATTGCTGGCCGAATTGATTCTGACTGACGGCACCCCCCTGCTTGACGCACTGGAGCATGAGCTGGGTGATCAGCAACTGATTCATTGGGGCAGGCAAAATCCGGCTGCAGCACTGAGTTTTTGCTCTGCATCCAGTATTGAAGACAGGCTCGGCTTTGTGCGCTGCCCCGCATTGAGTAGAATCACGCCATGA
- a CDS encoding SDR family oxidoreductase has protein sequence MQQRVLVTAGANGIGLAIARCFAADGARVHIADIDQNAVSAITDANDQISGSVANISDPTAVKRLFDEVQTQLGGLDVLVNNAGVAGPTASVEEYDPAAWLAVMNVNLNGTFYVTQQAIPLLKQSRQASIIIMSSVAGRFGYPNRSGYSASKWGLVGLAKTLSLELGPWGITCNTIHPGAVDGARIQNVLEGRAKLSGRNLKQETEDALLNQAIKHFVDPADIAELVKFLAGKHARSISGQLFPIDGDSKTA, from the coding sequence ATGCAGCAACGAGTTCTTGTCACAGCCGGAGCAAATGGAATCGGGCTGGCTATCGCCCGATGCTTTGCCGCCGATGGCGCCCGTGTTCATATCGCAGACATCGACCAGAACGCGGTCTCAGCCATAACAGACGCCAACGATCAGATCAGCGGCTCAGTCGCCAACATCAGCGACCCAACGGCAGTCAAGCGCTTGTTCGACGAGGTGCAAACCCAGTTGGGGGGCCTCGATGTGCTGGTCAACAACGCGGGTGTGGCGGGCCCCACCGCATCGGTAGAAGAGTATGATCCCGCTGCCTGGCTCGCAGTCATGAATGTCAATCTGAACGGTACGTTCTATGTCACCCAGCAAGCCATCCCGCTGTTGAAGCAATCTCGTCAGGCTTCCATCATCATCATGTCTTCCGTTGCAGGACGTTTCGGCTATCCCAACCGCTCTGGCTATTCGGCCAGCAAATGGGGGCTGGTGGGCTTGGCCAAGACGCTGTCCCTGGAACTTGGCCCATGGGGCATTACCTGCAACACCATCCACCCCGGCGCCGTAGATGGCGCACGTATACAAAACGTCCTGGAGGGCCGTGCAAAGCTTTCAGGCCGCAATTTGAAACAAGAAACTGAGGACGCCCTGCTCAACCAGGCCATCAAGCATTTTGTCGACCCTGCCGATATCGCCGAGCTGGTCAAGTTTCTGGCGGGAAAACATGCCCGCTCAATTTCCGGCCAGCTATTCCCCATTGACGGCGACTCAAAAACAGCATAA
- a CDS encoding methionine ABC transporter permease gives MSSPPLDLFITSFGETLLMTGVSGFLGSIIGALLGLFLHLTQRHVIAPTAVSRALGLAIHGLRSTPSIIILAATIPLAHVLLGNTSGLLATIVPLSIIATSFITRYVEAAMNKVDRHVIEAAQTMGASYGQIICRVLMPEASADIIAGLGITLASLVGYSALAGAIGGGGLGDLGIRYGYANFLPEVMLAAVVMLIVLAETFHVLGDMLAQRLNQR, from the coding sequence ATGTCGTCGCCCCCGCTCGACCTTTTCATTACCTCGTTTGGTGAAACACTGCTTATGACCGGCGTGTCAGGCTTTCTGGGGTCCATAATCGGTGCCTTGCTGGGCTTGTTTTTGCATCTGACCCAGCGCCATGTGATTGCCCCGACGGCCGTATCCCGAGCCTTGGGGTTGGCAATACACGGCCTGCGATCCACACCATCCATCATCATCCTGGCCGCAACCATCCCCCTGGCGCACGTCCTTCTGGGAAATACCAGCGGGCTGCTTGCCACCATCGTCCCGCTGAGCATCATCGCCACCTCGTTTATAACGCGCTACGTAGAGGCAGCCATGAACAAGGTTGACCGCCATGTCATCGAGGCTGCCCAAACCATGGGCGCCTCTTATGGGCAGATTATCTGCAGAGTCCTAATGCCCGAGGCGTCTGCCGACATCATTGCGGGTCTGGGCATTACCCTGGCAAGCCTGGTTGGTTATTCAGCACTGGCCGGCGCCATAGGCGGCGGGGGGCTGGGCGATTTAGGCATACGCTACGGCTACGCCAATTTCCTGCCCGAAGTCATGTTGGCCGCCGTTGTGATGCTTATTGTTCTGGCAGAAACCTTCCATGTACTGGGCGATATGCTGGCCCAACGCTTGAACCAGCGTTAG
- a CDS encoding acyloxyacyl hydrolase yields MAQIIKVSVLAAGLAAMLFMANISTAEPTFGGVSVSAGYGNHYSRAEIAWESPSLWTYKFSDGYGRLDLVAELGAAYWMAQGSRSPSRVWQFSATPFLRWSWNDRYYLEAGVGASVFSRTDFADKNLSTAFQFGDHIGVGAYLSDTSRVGLRFSHYSNAGIKRPNPGLNILQLMYTYRY; encoded by the coding sequence ATGGCTCAAATCATAAAAGTGAGTGTGTTGGCGGCAGGACTGGCTGCCATGCTTTTTATGGCGAATATCAGCACGGCTGAGCCCACTTTTGGTGGCGTCAGCGTCAGCGCTGGTTATGGTAATCACTATAGCCGGGCGGAAATCGCCTGGGAATCCCCTTCATTGTGGACCTACAAATTTTCAGACGGCTACGGGCGCCTGGATCTGGTGGCGGAACTGGGTGCGGCGTACTGGATGGCACAAGGTTCGCGCTCGCCGTCCCGTGTTTGGCAATTCAGTGCTACGCCATTTCTCAGATGGTCGTGGAATGATCGTTATTATCTCGAAGCTGGGGTCGGGGCAAGTGTTTTTTCACGCACTGACTTTGCCGACAAGAATCTGAGCACAGCGTTCCAGTTTGGTGATCATATCGGCGTAGGCGCCTATCTTTCAGACACTAGCCGCGTGGGTTTGCGTTTTTCCCATTACTCCAATGCCGGCATCAAACGGCCGAACCCTGGGTTGAATATTCTGCAATTGATGTATACGTATCGATATTAA
- a CDS encoding RNA-binding S4 domain-containing protein, with the protein MAKIRIDKWLWAARFYKTRSLAAQEISKGRVLVNGQAAKPAREVAADDLVSMRKDGPALEVRVLAISNVRGPAPVARLLYEETPESVAAREHAAEMKRLAPEPALDIAAGRPTKRDRRLIGQIKGR; encoded by the coding sequence ATGGCAAAGATCAGAATCGACAAATGGCTATGGGCGGCTCGTTTCTATAAAACCCGTAGCTTGGCAGCGCAAGAGATCAGCAAGGGGCGTGTATTGGTAAACGGTCAGGCCGCCAAACCCGCACGTGAAGTTGCGGCTGACGATCTGGTCAGTATGCGCAAGGATGGCCCGGCCCTCGAGGTTCGCGTACTGGCAATAAGTAATGTAAGGGGGCCCGCGCCCGTCGCACGCCTGCTTTATGAAGAAACGCCGGAAAGCGTTGCCGCGCGTGAGCATGCTGCCGAGATGAAGCGGCTTGCCCCAGAGCCCGCCCTTGATATTGCCGCCGGGCGACCCACGAAACGTGATAGAAGGCTGATTGGCCAGATAAAAGGGCGATAG
- a CDS encoding phospholipase D family protein: MIVKVTSTLGAGLLLCVAILLGGCSHTEPQHQTNTQAFSAAETRDTRLGKAIAPLAERHKGLTGIRLLGDPHDAFAARMLLAKAAERSLDIQMYIWRNDTTGTLLLEALHDAADRGVRVRLLIDDNGTAGLDTQLAALDFHPHIEVRLFNPFYFRKLKILGYLTDFKHANRRMHNKSFTADNQATIIGGRNIGDEYFGATPDALFSDLDVLAMGAVVQELSDDFDRYWASQSSFPVSQVLPAATPQDLETLSLAAQSTENSSAAESYLKVLGELSIIQQLIKGDLPLVWAPARMVSDDPAKGRGDINPQELLIHQLADIVGEPTRSLNLVSSYFVPTKTGTNALVSMAEKGVEVKVFTNSLAATDVAAVHAGYAKWRKDLLKAGIELFEMKPSESGTPQPESRPGRFGSSGSSLHAKTFSVDSMQFFVGSYNFDPRSAKLNTELGFIIESPVLAKQIDKAFNTDIPERSYEVRMSPEGSLYWLERKDGKLLRHDTEPDTSAWQRASVWFASHLPIDWLL; encoded by the coding sequence GTGATAGTTAAAGTCACCAGCACCCTGGGAGCGGGCTTGCTCCTATGCGTGGCCATCTTGCTTGGGGGATGTTCACACACCGAGCCCCAGCACCAGACAAACACCCAGGCGTTTTCCGCCGCAGAAACCCGGGACACGCGTCTTGGAAAAGCCATCGCCCCGCTAGCTGAAAGGCATAAGGGCCTTACAGGCATACGCTTGTTGGGCGATCCGCACGACGCCTTTGCCGCCCGCATGCTGTTGGCCAAGGCCGCCGAACGCAGCCTGGACATTCAAATGTACATATGGCGCAACGACACAACCGGGACCTTGCTGCTGGAAGCCCTGCATGACGCCGCCGATCGAGGGGTACGCGTACGCCTGCTGATCGATGACAACGGGACTGCAGGCCTGGATACACAGCTGGCAGCCCTGGATTTCCATCCCCATATCGAAGTGCGCCTGTTCAATCCCTTTTACTTTCGAAAGCTGAAAATACTGGGCTACCTGACCGACTTCAAACACGCCAATCGGCGCATGCACAACAAGTCCTTCACGGCCGACAATCAGGCCACTATTATTGGCGGACGCAATATCGGAGACGAGTACTTTGGCGCCACTCCCGATGCGCTGTTCTCCGACCTCGATGTACTGGCGATGGGCGCTGTCGTTCAAGAGCTCTCTGATGACTTCGATCGTTATTGGGCCAGCCAGTCATCATTTCCCGTGTCGCAGGTACTGCCGGCGGCCACGCCACAAGATCTCGAGACGTTGTCATTGGCGGCACAAAGCACCGAAAACTCGTCCGCTGCTGAATCGTACTTGAAAGTGCTCGGCGAGCTGTCGATCATCCAACAACTCATAAAAGGCGACCTTCCACTGGTATGGGCTCCCGCCCGCATGGTCAGCGACGACCCCGCAAAAGGTCGGGGCGACATCAATCCCCAGGAGTTGCTGATTCATCAGTTAGCCGACATCGTCGGTGAACCCACCCGAAGCCTGAATCTCGTTTCCTCGTATTTTGTTCCCACGAAAACTGGTACCAATGCCCTTGTTTCCATGGCTGAAAAAGGAGTCGAGGTAAAGGTATTCACCAATTCGCTGGCCGCGACCGACGTAGCGGCCGTGCATGCAGGCTACGCCAAATGGCGTAAAGATTTGCTGAAGGCAGGCATCGAGCTATTTGAGATGAAACCCTCTGAGTCCGGCACGCCTCAACCTGAATCAAGGCCTGGGCGTTTCGGCAGCTCGGGCTCCAGCCTGCACGCCAAAACATTCTCTGTGGACAGCATGCAGTTCTTTGTGGGCTCTTACAACTTTGATCCCAGATCGGCAAAATTGAATACAGAGCTGGGCTTTATCATTGAAAGTCCGGTCTTGGCCAAACAGATCGACAAGGCCTTCAACACCGACATCCCCGAACGCTCATACGAGGTGCGCATGTCGCCCGAAGGAAGCCTGTACTGGCTGGAACGCAAAGACGGTAAACTGCTGCGCCATGATACCGAGCCCGACACCAGCGCCTGGCAGCGTGCCAGCGTATGGTTTGCGTCTCACCTTCCCATAGACTGGCTGCTATAG